The proteins below are encoded in one region of Dioscorea cayenensis subsp. rotundata cultivar TDr96_F1 chromosome 18, TDr96_F1_v2_PseudoChromosome.rev07_lg8_w22 25.fasta, whole genome shotgun sequence:
- the LOC120282424 gene encoding uncharacterized protein LOC120282424 isoform X3: MESPLSSLSSEASTGYLQDAVTEWSDRCKRRKTTTATSTAVFCPKDFEFELPSHGFDDHLQGFWDSSTCHKEDDPLNFLLQDNNSYNNHHKVALDPLKEEEEKKDNGVVAHHPTKNQHEEKEQPKPSHQFTTLKQLALKESNIESSSTMKASKKEKKQAMGVVYPFAVVKPGGLEEEVTLEDINERLLMRPSRPVRHPVGEFACLPCVSGDGPGLSGKAVVGLTRIHTQGRGTITIIRTRG, from the exons ATGGAGTCTCCTTTGTCATCATTGTCTTCTGAGGCTTCAACAGGATACCTTCAAGATGCAGTGACTGAGTGGAGTGATAGGTGCAAGAGGAGAAAAACCACTACTGCTACCTCTACTGCTGTCTTTTGTCCTAAGGACTTTGAGTTTGAGTTGCCATCTCATGGCTTTGATGATCACCTTCAA GGGTTTTGGGATTCTTCAACATGCCATAAAGAAGATGATCCCTTGAATTTTCTACTCCAAGACAATAACAGCTACAACAACCACCACAAAG TAGCACTGGACCctctcaaagaagaagaagaaaaaaaagataatggTGTTGTGGCTCATCATCCCACCAAAAACCAACATGAAGAAAAAGAGCAACCCAAACCATCCCATCAATTCACTACACTGAAACAACTTGCTCTCAAAG AGAGCAATATTGAGAGTAGTAGTACAATGAAAGCAtcaaaaaaggagaagaagcaGGCAATGGGAGTAGTGTATCCCTTTGCAGTGGTGAAGCCAGGTGGGTTGGAAGAGGAGGTGACATTGGAGGACATCAATGAGAGGTTGTTGATGAGGCCAAGCCGGCCGGTGCGCCACCCGGTCGGAGAGTTTGCATGCTTGCCTTGTGTCTCCGGTGATGGACCCGGGCTCTCCGGCAAGGCTGTGGTTGGTCTCACAAGGATTCATACTCAAGGGAGAGGAACTATCACCATTATAAGAACAAGAGGTTGA
- the LOC120282424 gene encoding uncharacterized protein LOC120282424 isoform X1 yields the protein MMAMEEKNHFLFSHQPCLDWDLHNFELEDLHVHMPLVMESPLSSLSSEASTGYLQDAVTEWSDRCKRRKTTTATSTAVFCPKDFEFELPSHGFDDHLQGFWDSSTCHKEDDPLNFLLQDNNSYNNHHKVALDPLKEEEEKKDNGVVAHHPTKNQHEEKEQPKPSHQFTTLKQLALKESNIESSSTMKASKKEKKQAMGVVYPFAVVKPGGLEEEVTLEDINERLLMRPSRPVRHPVGEFACLPCVSGDGPGLSGKAVVGLTRIHTQGRGTITIIRTRG from the exons ATGATGGCTATGGAGGAGAAGAACCATTTCCTATTCAGCCACCAACCCTGCCTTGATTGGGATCTACACAACTTTGAACTTGAAGATCTTCATGTTCACATGCCTTTGG TCATGGAGTCTCCTTTGTCATCATTGTCTTCTGAGGCTTCAACAGGATACCTTCAAGATGCAGTGACTGAGTGGAGTGATAGGTGCAAGAGGAGAAAAACCACTACTGCTACCTCTACTGCTGTCTTTTGTCCTAAGGACTTTGAGTTTGAGTTGCCATCTCATGGCTTTGATGATCACCTTCAA GGGTTTTGGGATTCTTCAACATGCCATAAAGAAGATGATCCCTTGAATTTTCTACTCCAAGACAATAACAGCTACAACAACCACCACAAAG TAGCACTGGACCctctcaaagaagaagaagaaaaaaaagataatggTGTTGTGGCTCATCATCCCACCAAAAACCAACATGAAGAAAAAGAGCAACCCAAACCATCCCATCAATTCACTACACTGAAACAACTTGCTCTCAAAG AGAGCAATATTGAGAGTAGTAGTACAATGAAAGCAtcaaaaaaggagaagaagcaGGCAATGGGAGTAGTGTATCCCTTTGCAGTGGTGAAGCCAGGTGGGTTGGAAGAGGAGGTGACATTGGAGGACATCAATGAGAGGTTGTTGATGAGGCCAAGCCGGCCGGTGCGCCACCCGGTCGGAGAGTTTGCATGCTTGCCTTGTGTCTCCGGTGATGGACCCGGGCTCTCCGGCAAGGCTGTGGTTGGTCTCACAAGGATTCATACTCAAGGGAGAGGAACTATCACCATTATAAGAACAAGAGGTTGA
- the LOC120282424 gene encoding uncharacterized protein LOC120282424 isoform X2, which translates to MMAMEEKNHFLFSHQPCLDWDLHNFELEDLHVHMPLVMESPLSSLSSEASTGYLQDAVTEWSDRCKRRKTTTATSTAVFCPKDFEFELPSHGFDDHLQGFWDSSTCHKEDDPLNFLLQDNNSYNNHHKALDPLKEEEEKKDNGVVAHHPTKNQHEEKEQPKPSHQFTTLKQLALKESNIESSSTMKASKKEKKQAMGVVYPFAVVKPGGLEEEVTLEDINERLLMRPSRPVRHPVGEFACLPCVSGDGPGLSGKAVVGLTRIHTQGRGTITIIRTRG; encoded by the exons ATGATGGCTATGGAGGAGAAGAACCATTTCCTATTCAGCCACCAACCCTGCCTTGATTGGGATCTACACAACTTTGAACTTGAAGATCTTCATGTTCACATGCCTTTGG TCATGGAGTCTCCTTTGTCATCATTGTCTTCTGAGGCTTCAACAGGATACCTTCAAGATGCAGTGACTGAGTGGAGTGATAGGTGCAAGAGGAGAAAAACCACTACTGCTACCTCTACTGCTGTCTTTTGTCCTAAGGACTTTGAGTTTGAGTTGCCATCTCATGGCTTTGATGATCACCTTCAA GGGTTTTGGGATTCTTCAACATGCCATAAAGAAGATGATCCCTTGAATTTTCTACTCCAAGACAATAACAGCTACAACAACCACCACAAAG CACTGGACCctctcaaagaagaagaagaaaaaaaagataatggTGTTGTGGCTCATCATCCCACCAAAAACCAACATGAAGAAAAAGAGCAACCCAAACCATCCCATCAATTCACTACACTGAAACAACTTGCTCTCAAAG AGAGCAATATTGAGAGTAGTAGTACAATGAAAGCAtcaaaaaaggagaagaagcaGGCAATGGGAGTAGTGTATCCCTTTGCAGTGGTGAAGCCAGGTGGGTTGGAAGAGGAGGTGACATTGGAGGACATCAATGAGAGGTTGTTGATGAGGCCAAGCCGGCCGGTGCGCCACCCGGTCGGAGAGTTTGCATGCTTGCCTTGTGTCTCCGGTGATGGACCCGGGCTCTCCGGCAAGGCTGTGGTTGGTCTCACAAGGATTCATACTCAAGGGAGAGGAACTATCACCATTATAAGAACAAGAGGTTGA